The Ralstonia sp. RRA genomic interval CGTTTGCGTCAGAGGATTGTCATGATCGCGGTGCTATAAAAACTGGATGCTTTGCCACCCCAGGAGACCCCCATGGCGACATCCGTCGATTCATTCCAGGTGAAGGTATATCAGGGCGACAGCGCGGTGCTGTTTGCTTTTGACGTGGCCGATGCAGACCGTGCTGATCTGGCCGGTTTTGCCATCCAGTGCACGCCGCAGGGCGGGGCGCCTTACTGGGTGCCCAACCGGCTGACGTTCGACACGCCCATCCACGCGGATGCCCCCCTGCAGGCCGGCAAATACGCCGACTCCATCGACGCGCCATTCCAGTCGTTCCACTGGGTCCACTTTCCGCCGCACGCAGCCGGGCAGTACACCTACACCGTGCACGCGCGCTACTTTGCGTCCACCAACCCGGTGCAGCTTGAAACACGCGCCACGCGCAACGTGAACGTGACCCTGCATCAGCCGATGAGCGACTGGGCCACGGTGGGCATGGTGCGCGGCTACGTGTCGTCTCAGGCGTTCATTGACCACTACGGTGGCAATACGGCGCTGGCGCCGGACAAGCGTGCGCAGACCAAATCGCCGCTGCTGTACGACACGCAGCCGTATCAGAACAAGTACGCCTATCTGGGTGCCACCGGCCGCCGCCTCATCATCGATCTGCTCAACCAGTGCCAGGCATCCGACGGTTACGGCATCGACGTGCTGGCCTATGACCTGGACGAACCGGACATCATCCGTGCCATTGCATGGCTGGCGCAGAACGGCCGCAAGGTGCGCGTGATCCAGGACAACTACATCGGCGCTGGCGCGCACCCAACGGGGCACGGCACCGAAGACGCCTTTGAAACGCAAGCTACCGACTATTTCAAGCAGGCCGGCGCGGATGTTCGCCGCACGCACTTCGCACGCTTCCAACACCACAAGGCGATTCTGCTGCGCGATGCCGCCGGCAAACCGGTGCGCGTGCTGGCGGGCTCGGCCAATTTCTCGCTGCGCGGGCTGTACGTACAGGCCAACAGCGTGCTGGTGTTCGAGCAGGCGCCTGCTCAGCTCTATGCGCAGGTGTTCGAGCACATCTGGGGTTTGATCGGCCAATACGGTGAAGACGCCACCGGCAGCCGCAAGGTGGCCACGGCCTTCCGCGCCGATGCGCTGGCCGCCAACTGGCAGGCTGTGCCACAGGGCGGCGCGCTGCGTGCACGCTTCGGCTTCTCGCCACACCAGACCGATGCGCTGCTTTCCGAAGCGGCTGACCGTGTGAAGGGCGCACTGTCGTCCGTGCTGTTTGCGGTGATGGCCACCGATGGAGGCGGCGAGATGCTGACCACGCTGGAACAGGTCGTGCCGCACAAGGCGGGGCTGCTCTCGCTGGGCGTGATCGACAAGCAGGGCGGCGTGGATGCCTTCGCACCGGGCCGCGACGTGCCTTCGCAAACCGTGCCATTCGCGTATTTGAAGGACGAAGCCCCCGCGCCGTTCAAGCAAGAGGTGGACGCCGGTACCGGTCAGCACATCCATCACAAGTTTGTCGTGTGCGATTTCAACGGCGACGAGCCGGTGGTGTTCTGCGGCTCCTCCAACCTGTCGAAGGGCGGCGAAGAGCAGAACGGTGACAGCCTGATCGCCATCTATGAGCCGGCTATCGTCACGGCCTACGCGATCGAGGCCATCCGCCTGTTCGATCACTACCGCTTCCGCGCGGGCGAATCGAAGGCCACGGCCGCCAACCCGCTGGTGCTGAAGACGACCGCTGCATGGGCCGACCCGTACTACGATCCGCAGAACATCAAGTTCACGGAGCGCACGCTGTTTGCCAAGTCAGGCGCGGCGCAGGCTGCTGCGGTTGCGTGACCCGCGCCAGCAGCGGTTTGGGCGTCAGACGCGCCGCTGCCGGTCGCCCCACCACGCATCGCGCAGGCGGCGCTTGGCGATCTTGCCGTTGTCGTCGCGCGGTAGGGCGGTGGTGAACTCGATCTGGCGCGGGATCTTGAAGCCGGCAATCTGGCCGCGCAGCCAGTCGATCACGGGCTCGGCCTGCAGTCCTGTATTTTCCGTCTGCACCACGGCGACAAGGCGCTCGCCGTATTCATCGCACGGCACGCCAAAGACGGCGCAGTCCACCACATCGGGGTGGCGCAGCAGCGCGTGTTCGATTTCGGCCGGGTAGATATTTACACCGCCCGAGATGACCATGTCCGAGGCGCGATCGCACACGTACAGGTAGCCGTCTGCGTCGAGGTAGCCCATGTCGCCGAGCGTGACCAGGCCGTCGCGCTCGATCTTGCTGCGCGCTTCGTCATTGCCGCGGTAGGTGAAGTCGGGGTACGCGGGTTGGCGGCTGTAGATCAGGCCGACCTCGCCGGTGGGGCAGGGCGTGCCGTCTTCGCGCAGGATGCGCACCTCAGCATCGCACACCGGGCGGCCGGCGCTACCGGGGCGGGCGGCAGCATCGCGCGGGTCCATTACGGTGATCATGCCGGTCTCGCTGGAGGCATAGGTCTCATAGATGACAGGACCGAGCCAGTCGATCATCTTGCGCTTGATCTCGGGCGCGCACGGGGCGCCGGTGGAGGCCACGAAGCGCAGTGAAGAGAGGTCGTATCGATTGCGCTCTTCTTCCGTCAGTTTGAGCATGCGCACGTACATGATCGGGACCAGGTAGACGGTGTCGATGCGGTAGCGCTCGATCTGCTCCAGCACGCGCAGCGGGTCGAAGCGCGGGTGCAGGACGAGCACTTCGGCCATCTGCGCGGCCTGCTGGGCGAAGAGGCTGGGGGCGCTGTGATACAGCGGTGCCGGCAACAGTGCGCGGCAGCCCGGCACGATGCCGAAGGTGGCGGCCACCACGGCGCGTGCCTGCTGCAGGTGGGTGTCGAGCTGGTCCAGCGGCACGGCTTGGCGCACCACGCCCTTGGGCCGGCCGGTGGTGCCTGAGGTGTAGGCCATGTGCCCGCGCGGCGCCACCAGCGGCCCGTCGTACGGCGTTTGCAGTGCGAGCCAGTTGGCGTAGCCGTCGGCGCGGTCGGTGCCTTCGGCATCCACGCGCAGCAGTTGCACGTGCGACGGCAGCAGCGGTTCCACCGCATCCACCAGGTCACGATGGCCGATCAGCACCTTGGCACCCGAATCGCGCATGAGGAATTCCACCTCGGCCGGCGTGAAGTGCCAGTTGATCGGGCAGAAGTGGCAGCCCGCAATGCGGCACGCATGCATCACGTCAATGTAGGCCGGCGCATTGCGCATCAGCACGCCGATCACATCGCCTTCCTGCACACCCATGCGGCGCAATCCACCGGCAAGGGCGGAGCCGCGCGCGAGCAGGGTGTCGGCATCGACGGGGCGGTCTTCGAAAATGAGGCTGGCGGTCATGCGTGTCTCCTTGAGGGCGAGGTCTCGTTATTGGGTTGGACCTCTGCTTGATCTGCGCAGCATGCCGGATTGAATCGCACTGAACAATCCGCTTAGTATTGCGCACACTGGTGAATGCCATTGAACAACACTGCCCGTCGGTCTCGCTTCTCAGCCGAGCCTTTCAGCTTCCATCATGGACCTCAACCTCATCCACCTGTTTGTCGAGATCGTGGAAGCGCGCAGCTTTACTGCTGCCGCGCAAAAGCTGGGCATGACGCGCTCCAACCTCAGCAACCGCTTGAAGGTGCTGGAGCGCGAGACCGGCGCGCAACTGCTGCGCCGCTCCACGCGCAGTCTGGAGCTGACACAGGCGGGCGAGACGCTGTTCGAGCACGGCCGCCGCATGCTGCAGGAGGTGGAGACCGCACGCGCTTCCATCGACGGCCTGGGCCAGACCGTGCGCGGCCACGTGCGCGTGAGTGTGCCGACGGGGCTCGGCCGCTTCTTCCTGGGCGACATGCTGCTCGAATTTGCGCGCGAGCACCCGAACGTGACATTGCGTGTGACGTTCAACAACCGCGTCAATGACCTGATTGCTTCGGAGATTGACGTGGCATTCAAGATCACCTCGGCACCGCCGCAGGACACCGTTGCGCGCGAGGTGTGCCCGATCGGCTGGAGCCTGTTCGCGACCAAGGCCTATCTGAAGACGCATGGCCCGGTGGCAACGCCTGAAGCACTGGTCGAACAAGCCATCGTCTGCCCGCCCATGCCGGGGCGGCGCCTGACGCTGGCGCTCTCGCGCACCGTGCGCGGCAAGACCACGCAGCACAGTGTGACGGTGGAGCCGCGCATGCAGTCGGAAGATTTTCCGTTCCTGGCCGATGCAGTGGCGCGCGGCATGGCCATCGGCTTGCTGCCCAATTACGTGACACATGCAGTTGCCACATCGGCCGCCACACCGTTCGAGCGCGTGCTGCCTGGCTATGAGGTGGGCGGACTGGGCACGCACCTGTTCATCCTCACGCTGCCCAATCGGTACGCCTCGCCCGCCATGCGCGCGCTGATCGATTTTGTGCGCGCGCGTGTCAGCGCGCAGGCCGCAGACTGGCGCTAAACGCAGCCACCGCAGTGGTCACGCGCTGCTGCGTATGCACAAAATCGTGCCAAGGCAGATAACGCCCGCCAAATAGACGATATTCGGCATCGCGCCTTGTCTTGGGTCAAGGCGAATACCAAAATCGAAAGAGGCGGAGCCGCCTGGCAATCACTTGCACCCAGGCTCCCCATCCCTCCCCACGCCACCCGCCGAACGCGGGTGCGCCGTAGCATTCCTTCGAGGAAGAAGTTCATGCCGCTTACCCATCCGTCGCGCCGCGCTTTCCTGAAAGCGACTGTCGTGGCCGGCGTCTCGGTGGTTATCGCACCGTTGGGCGGCCGCGCATTTGCGGCTCTGTTTGAAGAAAAGATCCTCACCCCGGTCCAGTGGGACCCCAAGACCGGTACCCCCAAGTTCCGTATTGACGGCATTGCAAAGGTCACGGGCGACAAGGTGTTCGCACGTGATATCCGCTCGCGCGACATGCCGCACTGGCCGCAGCAGCAATCGCACGCATTCATCCTGCGCACCACGCTGGCCGACCGCACGTACGAAGGCTTTGACCTGAGCCTGCTGGGCGACGCGTTGAAGCCCGATCGCGTTGTGACCGCTGAAGATCTGGTGCGCGACGGCGTGGCCTTCCCCGCTTTCTATGGCGACGACATGCTGCTGCCGACGGGCAAGACGCCTGCGTATCACGGCCACGCTGTCGCCATCCTGATCTATCACGACTTCGCGCGCTTCCGCTTTGCGAAAGACAAGCTCAAGTTCCAGGACAAGATCATCCGTTACGGCGCGGTGACCGGCCCGCTGGAGCGCGATCCGTGGGGCACCTTCCGCTTTGTGCGCGTGGGCGGCCAGACGCCGTATGACGACGACGTGTTCTCCAGCCTGAAGAACGCGCCGATCTTCCCCAGCCAGATGCGCAAGCACGAGCCCGTGTGGCCCGATGGTGTGGACCACGGCAAGCTGGGCGAGCAGGGCATGTTCTACGCCGGCCAGATCCGCGACGAACTGGCCAAGCCGCCTGAAGACTGGCTGGTGCTCGACCGCGAGTACAACACGCAGTCCATCGACACCGCCGCGCTGGAAGCCGATAACGCCAACTGCTGGTACGACAGTGCCACGCAGACGCTGCACATGGTGGTGCCCACGCAAAGCCCGATTGAAGTGGGCGAGAGCACGGCCGAGATGCTGGCCAAGGCCAAGGGCGCCTTCCCCGTGAAGCAGGTGATCGTGCACCCGTGCTACACGGTCGGCTACGGCTCGAAAGACCACTACAACTTCCCGTTCTACGGCCTGGTGACGGCGCTGTACGCGGACGGCAAGCCCGTGCGTCTGGCCAATGACCGCTACGAGCAGTTCCAGACCTCCATCAAGCGCCACGCGTTCGAGATGCATTACCGCATTGCCGTGGACAAGAAGACCGGTCTGTTCCAGTCGTTCCAGGGCGATTTCGAGGCCAACGGCGGCGGGCGCTGCAACTTCTCGCCGTCGGTGGCGATGGTGGGCGCCACGGCTGCGCAGTCGATCTACTACTTTCCGAAGAACGACCTCGCCACGGTGGCCATTGCCTCGCGCGCCATCGATGCGGGCTCGGCACGTGGCTACGGCACGCTGCAGAGCATGGCCGCGACCGAAATGATGGTCGACGAGTTTGCCGAGCAACTGAAGCTTGACCCGATCGAGTTCCGCCTGAAGAACGCGCTGCGCTCGGGCATGAAGAACACGCAGGGCGCGATTCCTGCCGGCGCCATCCGCGTGGATGAGGTGCTGGAGGCAGCCAAGGTGCACCCGATGTGGGTGAACCGCGCGAAGAAGAAAGCCGAGTTTGAAGCCGCGCACCCGGGCAAGCGCTACGGTGTGGGCTTTGCGTGCGTGCAGAAGGACTTCGGCACGGGCGCGGAGGCCTCGTTCGCCAAGGTGGAAATCCGCCCGGACGGGCAGATTGCGCTGCATCACACCGCAGCCGAGATCGGCACCGGTATGTCGACCTCGCAGGCGATGGCCGTGGCGCGCTGGCTGGGCCGCCCTGCATCGGAAGTGCGCGTGGCGGTGACGGACTGGGCAGACCTGCCCGTGACCACCAGTGGTGATCCGTACATCATGAGCCAGGCCGATCAGGACAAGCTGGCGGCCAACCCGCGCTGGTCTCCGGCCTATGCATCGCCGGCCAGTGCGACCAACTCGGCGTACTACTTCACGCACAGCACGCGTGAGGCGGCGCGCATCGTCTTCATGCACGGCCTGTGGCCGGCTGCGATGGCGATCTGGATCCAGGGCATTGGCGGTGGTCAGGCGACTTCGCTGGTGGTGCGCGTGGAAGACGCACGCTGGGTGGACG includes:
- a CDS encoding phospholipase D-like domain-containing protein, encoding MATSVDSFQVKVYQGDSAVLFAFDVADADRADLAGFAIQCTPQGGAPYWVPNRLTFDTPIHADAPLQAGKYADSIDAPFQSFHWVHFPPHAAGQYTYTVHARYFASTNPVQLETRATRNVNVTLHQPMSDWATVGMVRGYVSSQAFIDHYGGNTALAPDKRAQTKSPLLYDTQPYQNKYAYLGATGRRLIIDLLNQCQASDGYGIDVLAYDLDEPDIIRAIAWLAQNGRKVRVIQDNYIGAGAHPTGHGTEDAFETQATDYFKQAGADVRRTHFARFQHHKAILLRDAAGKPVRVLAGSANFSLRGLYVQANSVLVFEQAPAQLYAQVFEHIWGLIGQYGEDATGSRKVATAFRADALAANWQAVPQGGALRARFGFSPHQTDALLSEAADRVKGALSSVLFAVMATDGGGEMLTTLEQVVPHKAGLLSLGVIDKQGGVDAFAPGRDVPSQTVPFAYLKDEAPAPFKQEVDAGTGQHIHHKFVVCDFNGDEPVVFCGSSNLSKGGEEQNGDSLIAIYEPAIVTAYAIEAIRLFDHYRFRAGESKATAANPLVLKTTAAWADPYYDPQNIKFTERTLFAKSGAAQAAAVA
- a CDS encoding acyl-CoA synthetase, with protein sequence MTASLIFEDRPVDADTLLARGSALAGGLRRMGVQEGDVIGVLMRNAPAYIDVMHACRIAGCHFCPINWHFTPAEVEFLMRDSGAKVLIGHRDLVDAVEPLLPSHVQLLRVDAEGTDRADGYANWLALQTPYDGPLVAPRGHMAYTSGTTGRPKGVVRQAVPLDQLDTHLQQARAVVAATFGIVPGCRALLPAPLYHSAPSLFAQQAAQMAEVLVLHPRFDPLRVLEQIERYRIDTVYLVPIMYVRMLKLTEEERNRYDLSSLRFVASTGAPCAPEIKRKMIDWLGPVIYETYASSETGMITVMDPRDAAARPGSAGRPVCDAEVRILREDGTPCPTGEVGLIYSRQPAYPDFTYRGNDEARSKIERDGLVTLGDMGYLDADGYLYVCDRASDMVISGGVNIYPAEIEHALLRHPDVVDCAVFGVPCDEYGERLVAVVQTENTGLQAEPVIDWLRGQIAGFKIPRQIEFTTALPRDDNGKIAKRRLRDAWWGDRQRRV
- a CDS encoding LysR family transcriptional regulator, whose product is MDLNLIHLFVEIVEARSFTAAAQKLGMTRSNLSNRLKVLERETGAQLLRRSTRSLELTQAGETLFEHGRRMLQEVETARASIDGLGQTVRGHVRVSVPTGLGRFFLGDMLLEFAREHPNVTLRVTFNNRVNDLIASEIDVAFKITSAPPQDTVAREVCPIGWSLFATKAYLKTHGPVATPEALVEQAIVCPPMPGRRLTLALSRTVRGKTTQHSVTVEPRMQSEDFPFLADAVARGMAIGLLPNYVTHAVATSAATPFERVLPGYEVGGLGTHLFILTLPNRYASPAMRALIDFVRARVSAQAADWR
- a CDS encoding molybdopterin cofactor-binding domain-containing protein, whose product is MPLTHPSRRAFLKATVVAGVSVVIAPLGGRAFAALFEEKILTPVQWDPKTGTPKFRIDGIAKVTGDKVFARDIRSRDMPHWPQQQSHAFILRTTLADRTYEGFDLSLLGDALKPDRVVTAEDLVRDGVAFPAFYGDDMLLPTGKTPAYHGHAVAILIYHDFARFRFAKDKLKFQDKIIRYGAVTGPLERDPWGTFRFVRVGGQTPYDDDVFSSLKNAPIFPSQMRKHEPVWPDGVDHGKLGEQGMFYAGQIRDELAKPPEDWLVLDREYNTQSIDTAALEADNANCWYDSATQTLHMVVPTQSPIEVGESTAEMLAKAKGAFPVKQVIVHPCYTVGYGSKDHYNFPFYGLVTALYADGKPVRLANDRYEQFQTSIKRHAFEMHYRIAVDKKTGLFQSFQGDFEANGGGRCNFSPSVAMVGATAAQSIYYFPKNDLATVAIASRAIDAGSARGYGTLQSMAATEMMVDEFAEQLKLDPIEFRLKNALRSGMKNTQGAIPAGAIRVDEVLEAAKVHPMWVNRAKKKAEFEAAHPGKRYGVGFACVQKDFGTGAEASFAKVEIRPDGQIALHHTAAEIGTGMSTSQAMAVARWLGRPASEVRVAVTDWADLPVTTSGDPYIMSQADQDKLAANPRWSPAYASPASATNSAYYFTHSTREAARIVFMHGLWPAAMAIWIQGIGGGQATSLVVRVEDARWVDGKLTAGGLQALPYEQIVKKAHDLGLVTGAVVHVFNRWQWSEADFDVNGTATRVPIDGLSVRYGDNADAAHKAKMTTAGGYHVLDRKKVYIAPTQRNNASVTYYSAVGTLVELSVHEASGKVELLSHHSIMECGSQLSPQLVSGQLQGGLAMGIGHALHESLPLYEDGPGNGTWNFNRYQLPRAKDVAVWTQTGTVLPPLSETDPPKGIAEVVMIPVVGAIVNGIAHAIGHRFTSLPVTAEKIQEVLA